The following are encoded in a window of Thiohalobacter sp. IOR34 genomic DNA:
- a CDS encoding universal stress protein, with translation MTESMNRPPSMLLCLDLESDSETLCRMALEYSRRCGQPLQVLHVMQAANDEQQCRDRLLALLASCGLSLPAKAIHIETGTPEERIPEVAARCRVAPVILGRRQRSTVERIYVGSTTSAVISLCRMPVLVIPLPSEG, from the coding sequence ATGACTGAATCGATGAATCGCCCGCCGTCCATGTTGTTGTGTCTCGATCTGGAGAGCGACAGCGAGACCCTGTGCCGGATGGCCCTGGAATACAGCCGTCGCTGTGGTCAGCCCCTGCAGGTCCTGCACGTCATGCAGGCCGCCAATGACGAGCAGCAGTGCCGCGACAGGCTGCTGGCGCTGCTGGCGAGCTGCGGACTGTCGCTTCCGGCAAAGGCTATCCACATCGAGACGGGAACGCCGGAGGAGCGTATCCCCGAGGTGGCAGCCCGCTGCCGCGTGGCTCCGGTGATCCTCGGACGCCGTCAGCGCAGCACCGTGGAGCGTATCTACGTCGGCAGCACCACCAGCGCCGTGATCTCCCTGTGCCGGATGCCGGTGCTGGTGATCCCGCTGCCCAGCGAAGGCTGA